In Esox lucius isolate fEsoLuc1 chromosome 6, fEsoLuc1.pri, whole genome shotgun sequence, the following proteins share a genomic window:
- the hmx2 gene encoding homeobox protein HMX2, whose amino-acid sequence MSTTEDSGSKCASAPISSFSIQSILGTTSEKPRSAAKESSKGLHLARKRSLSVSSEEECSGGEDSADCFCSIPSHNEPCNQHQPLNFSCLGATKGLISAHDGIARRPHLTQPLLQDYKEEQERPCIPISPVSEERQTDGADKQNSSKKKTRTVFSRSQVYQLESTFDMKRYLSSSERACLASSLQLTETQVKTWFQNRRNKWKRQLSAELEAANMAHASAQTLVGMPLVFRDSSLLRVPVPRSIAFPTPLYYPGSSLPGLPLYNLYNKIEY is encoded by the exons CCCCGATTTCCAGCTTTAGTATTCAGTCGATATTGGGTACGACTTCCGAGAAGCCACGTTCCGCGGCGAAAGAGAGTTCCAAGGGATTGCATTTGGCGAGAAAGCGCTCGTTGTCGGTGTCTTCCGAAGAGGAGTGCAGCGGTGGGGAGGACTCCGCAGACTGTTTCTGCTCGATTCCCAGTCACAACGAGCCATGCAACCAACATCAACCACTTAATTTTTCATGTTTAG gtGCAACAAAGGGACTTATTTCTGCCCATGATGGGATTGCACGACGACCGCACTTGACACAGCCTCTGCTACAGGATTATAAAGAGGAGCAAGAGAGACCATGTATTCCAATATCGCCTGTTTccgaggagagacagacagacggtgcAGACAAGCAAAACTCGTCCAAGAAGAAGACTCGTACGGTTTTCTCCCGGAGTCAGGTGTACCAGCTCGAGTCTACTTTTGATATGAAGAGGTATTTGAGCAGCTCCGAGCGAGCCTGCTTGGCATCCAGTCTACAGCTAACAGAAACTCAGGTGAAGACGTGGTTTCAGAACCGCAGGAACAAATGGAAGCGACAACTGTCGGCAGAACTTGAGGCTGCCAACATGGCACACGCCTCTGCACAGACATTGGTCGGAATGCCACTCGTTTTTCGAGATAGCTCCCTGCTCCGGGTACCAGTTCCAAGATCTATTGCTTTCCCAACACCGCTATACTATCCTGGCAGCAGCCTTCCAGGGTTACCATTGTACAATCTGTATAACAAGATTGAATATTGA